From Bradyrhizobium sp. AZCC 1610:
CGCGTCGGCAGCGCCATGGCCGGCCGATCAATACGACGTGCAAAATGGATTCAGCCTGGACCTGCGCTCAATCCAAGGCTCGCATAAATCCGCCGCGCATAGGCGCCGAATTCGTCGGTGGTCTTGATCGGCAGGTCCCGCGGGAACGGCAGCTCGATCGGGAAATACTCCGCCATCCGCGCCGGTCCTGCGGTCAGCACGGCGCAATGCGAGGCGAGGAAGACGGCTTCCTGGATGCTGTGCGTGACGAACAGGATAGTCTTGCCGCTCTCGCGCCAGATCCGCAGCATTTCGAGGTTCATCTGTTCGCGGGTCAGCGCATCAAGCGCGCCGAACGGCTCGTCCATCAGGATCAGCTTGGGATCATGGATGAAGGCGCGCGCGATCGCCGTGCGCTGCTGCATGCCGCCGGACAATTGCTGCGGATATTTGTCTTCGTACCCCGCAAGGCCAACGAGGTTGAGCAGATCGCGAGCGCGGGCGCGCGCGGCCTTCATCGGCAGGCCGACGATTTCGGCCGGCAGCAGCACGTTGTCCAAGATGGTTCGCCATTTCAGCAGCAAGGCCTGCTGAAAGACCATTCCGATATCGCGGGCGGGGTCGAACGGGGTTTTCGAATTGCCGATTTTGATCGTCCCGCCGTCGGCATCATGAAGCCCGGCCAGGATTTTCAGCACGGTGGTCTTGCCGCAGCCGGAGGGGCCGACCAGCGAAACCAGCTCGCCTTCCTCCACGTCCATGGTGACGTCGGAGACGGCAAGGAATTCCGCGCCTTTGGAACGATAGACCTTGCGTACGTTGCGCAGGCTGATGAAGGGCTCGTTGGCGCTCATGCCAGCCATTTCTGCAAGTTCGCCTTCACGAAGGTGTCGTCGGAGAGGTCGGCATGCTCGCGACAGACGCGGTCGATCTCCGACATCTGCCGGGGGCTGAGCCCCTCGGCGGGATTGAGGCACCAGAGCCCCTGCATCAATCCCTGCCGCCGCAGGATTTCATGGCAACCGGCGATGCAGCCGTGAAAATTGTTGGCGACGTCGAAGAACGCGCTGTTGCAATCGGTCACACGTGCGTCGAGCGCCAGGAGATCGGCCGGCACGCTGTCCTTGCCGCGCGCCGCCTTGCACATCTCGAACTGCTTGATTGCGCTCGCAGTCCAGACCGACCAGTGCCCGAGCAGCCCGCCCTTGAAGTAGGCGCGGGTGGTGACGCCGTTGTCGCGCAGATCGAATGGCAGCATCAGATCGAGCAGGATGTGATCGTCGTTGCCGGTATAGAGCGCGACGCGGTCGAGCGCGCCTGCGGCCGCCACGCCGCGCAGCACGTCGAGCGTCCGATAGCGGTTGAACGGCGCGATCTTGATGGCGATGACGTTGTCGATGGCAGCGAAGCGGCGCCAGAAATCGGCGCTGAGGATGACGCCGCCGACAGCAGGCTGCAGGTAGAATCCGACCAGCGGAATCTCCCGTGCCACCGCCTCGCAATGCGCGATGATCTCGTCCTCGGATGCCGATTTCATCGCGGCAAGGCTGAGCAGGCCGGCATGGTAGCCGATGCCACGAGCAGTTTGCCCCTCTGCCATTGCTTGTTGGGTCGGTCCGGCCAGCCCTGCGATCATCGCGAGCGGCCGTTTGGTCCATGAGACCGCGGTCTCGGCCGCCAGCTCCAGCACCGGCCGATACAGGCCGACATCGCGGATCGCGAATTGCGTGGTGTGGACGCCGACAGCCAATCCTCCGGCGCCGGCATCGAGATAATAGCGCGTTAGCGCCCGCTGATGTCGCACGTCGAGTGCGCGGTGGGCATCGAGCGCGAGCGGATGCGCTGGGAGCACCGTGCCGTCGGCGATCAACTTCCGAACGTCGGCTTTGATTTCGCTATGATGCATCGCTGCTATTCCTATCCAAATTCCGGTCCTGCGACGGCGAACGGCAATTCCGCCGACAGCATGGTGGCGCGGCCGAAGCGCATGCGCTGAAACGGCCGCTCGATGTTCCAGCCTGACCGGATGAGGCCGTTCAGAAATTCGTCCTGCGAGTGAACGGCGTCGATCAGCCAGGAGCCGGGCTCGGTGCCAACGACGGCATCTACCAACGCCAGCGCTTGATCGGGACGGTCGGCCAGCACGGGACCGATATGCCGCGCGGTGCGTCCATCCCGGATCAGGGCCATCGCCTGGGCACAGGACACAACGTGTGAGCCGGACCGCGCGGCGAATTCCGACAGCAATGTGCTGCGGTCGAATCCCATGGCGCCGGCATCGCGCACGACCAATGCCTCGATGTTGCCGGCCGAAAGCTGCCGTGTCGCTTTGGCTTCCGGGGGCTTTGGCAGCCGCAGCCGACGCAATTGCAGCGTCGGGGTGAAGCCGAGGGGACCGTAGACGGATGTGCCAGCCGGCGTAGCGTCCAGCCAGGTCGTCAGGCCGCGCCGTGTCGCCACTCCGAGGCAGGCATCGACCAGCCTCCTCGCAATGCCGCGGCGGCGAAAGTCTGCGGTTACCAGCACCATGCTGATCCAGGCATTGGCCGCCGAGTAGGGCAGCAGCGCAGCAGTCGCCACCAATCTGGCGCCGTCCCTCATGCCGAACACGATTCCCTTGCTCAGGAAGAAGCGCCAGTCGGCCTCGTTCTGGTTCCAGCCCGCTTCGGTCGACAGCACCAGCCCGGCCTGCGCGTCGCCAACGCCGAGTTCGACAATGTCGACAGGTTCAGTAGCGGCCATCGCGCACCTCGTATTTGGTGGGCTTGCCGAGGCTCGGCATCGACCGCGACGCCCAGTCGGCGGTCCAACTGATGAGTTGCTCGGTATTGACGATCGGCAGGCCGAATAGTTTCACCGCCTGCGAGGTGTCGGTGAGCCATGCCGTCGGCTCCTCCTTGCCGACGATCACAGGCGCGCGGCCGAAACGCTGGCCGAATTTCGCGGCGAGATCGCGCACGGCGTGAATCTTGTGGCCACTGACATTGATCGGCGATGTCGGCGTGTCGCAATGCGCGAGGCAGCGCAGCGGCCGGGGCGGCGTCAAGCTGTCGGACCATTGGGCCGAGGGCATGCGCACCAAGCACGGCATCCACGTTCATGGCTTTCCAAACGCGTTCTTCGTCCAGCCGACGCAGGGCGCCAATCTCATCTCCAACGTGCCGCACAATCTGACCGAAGCCGCAAAGACGATCGCGCTGCTGGTCCGGCATGCACAGGCGAACGGCTTCAAGGAGATCGAAGTCACCAGGGAAGCCGAGGACCGCTGGGTCGAACTGCTGCTCACCGGTGCCGGCCGGATGATAGGCTCGCCTGACTGCACACCCGGCTACTACAACAATGAAGGACGCGAGCCGGGACCGGCGGCCAAGCTCAATGTCGGCCATCCCGCAGGGCCGCTGGCCTACTTCAAATATATCGACGGATGGCGCAACAGCGGCCAGTTCGAGGGACTGCAGTTCCGCTGACGCCGTTCCGATTTTTTGTTTGCGCGAGGGAGTACACAACAATGAGCCAATCAGCCACGACGGAAACCCGCAAGGAATCGCCGAAGGAGGCTTCCGCCTCCATCATCGCGCAGCATGCGGCGACGCTGAAGGCGCTGCCGTTCTCCGACGTCAGAGATTTCGACGACGCCGCGCGGGGCTTTCTCGGCACCGTGGAGAACGCCAAGATCACGTCGCCACAGGGCAGGGTGGTCTGGAGCCTCGAGCCGTATGGCTTCCTTTCGGCGGAACAAGCGCCGCCCACGGTCGACCCCAGCCTGTGGCGGCAGTCGCGGCTCAACATGCACCACGGCCTGTTCGAGGTGGTGCCCGGCGTCTACCAGGTGCGCGGCCTCGACATCGCCAACATGACGCTGATCGAGGGCGACAGCGGCGTCATCGTGGTGGATACGCTGACCTCGATCGAGGGCGCGCGGGCCGCGATGGACCTTTACGGCCAGCACCGGGGCAAGCGGCCGGTCGCCGCCGTCATCTTCACCCATACCCATACCGACCATTGGGGCGGCGCGCGCGGTGTGCTCGATGACGAGACGCTCGCGGGCGGCAAGGTGCCGATCATCGCGCCCAATCTGTTCATGGAACACGCGGTCTCCGAAAACATCATCGCGGGGCCGGCGATGCTGCGCCGTGCGATGTACCAGTTCGGGCCGCTGCTGGCGAAGGGCGTACGCGGGCAGGTTGATTGCGGGCTCGGCAAGACCATGGCGGCGGGTGCGGTCGCGCTGCTGCGTCCGACCGACCTCATCATCGCGACCGGTGACAAGCGAACCATCGACGGCGTGGAATTCGAATTCCAGATGGCTCCGAACAGCGAAGCGCCGGCGGAAATGCATTTCTTCATCCCGCGCTACAGGCTTTTGAACCTTGCGGAGAACTGCACGCACAATTTCCACAATCTGCTGCCGTTCCGCGGCGCCGATGTGCGCGACGCGCTGGCGTGGTCAAAGTATCTCGGCGAAGCCCTGCAGATGTGGGGCGGCAAGGCGGATGCGATGTGCGGCCAGCATCATTGGCCGGTGTGGGGGCAGGAGCGGATCGACACCATGATCCGCCAGCAGCGCGACCTCTACAAGTTCGCGCATGACCAGACCATCCGCCTGATGAATCATGGACTCACCGCAACCGAAATCGCGGAGGCCATCCGTTTGCCGGCGAGCCTGGAGGGTGCCTGGCACGGCCGCGGCTATTACGGCCACATCCGGCATAACGTGAAGGCGATCTACCAAAAGTATCTCGGCTGGTACGACGCCAATCCCGTCAACCTCGATCCGCTGCCGCCCGTCGGGTCGGGCAAAAAATATGTCGAGTATATGGGCGGTGCGGACGCGATCCTCGCGCGGGCGGCCAAGGATTTTGCCAAGGGCGAATTCCGCTTCATCGCGCAAGCCGTGAGCCATCTGGTGTTTGCCGATCCCGACAACCAGGCGGCGCGCGCGATGCTGGCCGACACCTTCGAGCAGCTTGGTTACGCCTCGGAGAGTTCGACCTGGCGCAACGCCTATCTGTTCGGCGCGCAGGAATTGCGACAGGGCATGCCCAAGGTGCCGCCGCGTTCATCGATGCCGCGCGAAACGCTGGCTGCGCTGCGCACCGAACAGCTATGGGACGTGCTCGGCGTGCGCCTCAACGGCCCCAAGGCCGAAGGCAAGCGTATCGTGCTGAACTGGAATTTCACCGACACCAATGAGACCTTCATTCTCAATCTGGAAAACTGCGCGCTGACCTATACGGCCGGCGCGCAGGCGGCCGATGCCGACGCCAGCTTCACTTTGCCGCGCGGCGTGCTCGACGAAGTGATTGCAAAGCTGACGACCTTCCAGGAAGCAATCGGCTCCGGCAAGATCAGGGTCAGCGGAAATGCTATGCGGCTCGGCGAGTTGATGATGCTGATGGATGAATTCCCGCGGATGTTCGAGATCGTCGAGCCGAAACGGACAATGGTGAGCTGAGAGTAGGAGTAGATCGTCATGCCCGGGCAAAAGCGCGAAGCGCGTCTTCGCGCTAGATGTCCCGGGCATCCACGTCTCTCTCTTTGTGAAGGCAAAGACGTGGATGGCCGGGACAAGCCCGGCCATGACGGTGAGTGTGGTAGCGCCGTCAGCTACTCCGCGCTGCTGACGAGCTTGATCCGCGGCTCGGCTTCCTCCATCAGGCCGCGATAGGCGGCAAGATAGTCGAGCGCCATGCGGCGCGCGGTGAAGCGGACCTCGAACTGCTTGCGGATGGCGGCGCGGTCCAGCGCGGCAAGACGGTCGACCACCGCAACCGCGCTGGTCTCGTCTTCCACGACGAAGCCGGTGAGTCCGGGGTCGATGATCTCCGGGACCGATCCGCGGTTATAGGCAATCACAGGCGTGCCGCAGGCCAGGGATTCGATCATCACGAGGCCGAACGGCTCCGGCCAGTCGATCGGGACCAACAGGCCGATCGCGCCGCTGAGAAAATCGGATTTCTCGCGGTCACTGATCTCGCCGATATATTCGACCAGCGGGTTGGCCTTGATGAGCGGGGAGATCAACTCATCGTAATAGTCCTGGTCGGCGCGGTCGACCTTGGCCGCGATCTTGAGCGGAATCCCGCATCTTGTGGCGATCCGGATGGCGCGATCCACGCCCTTTTCCGGCGCGATGCGCCCGAGCACGGCGAGATAAGACGGCCGCACCGGCTGCGGCGTCAGCAAGTTCTCCGGCAATCCGTGGTGAATGGTGCGCACCCAGTGGGCCTGCGGCACCGGCCGGCGCTGCGCATTGGAGATCGAGATCACCGGAACCTTGGAGAAGGTGCTGAATACCGGCTGATGCTCCGGCAGGTCGAGCCTGCCGTGGAGGGTGGTCAGGAACGGCGTCGGCTGCCGGTAGAACAGCGAGAATGGATAGTAGTCGAGATGAAAGTGCAGAAAATCGAACTCCTCATCGTCGCATTTCTGCCGCACGCGCTCCAGCATCACCATATGCAGCGCATTGGGATCCCGCACCGAGCCGTCGAGGCGCAGCGCCTTCGGCCACGTTGCGTCGAGTTTTGCCGAGGTGCGTGAATCGCCGCTGGCAAACAGCGTGACGTCATGCCCCAATGCCACAAGTTCCTCGGTCAGCCAGTGCACCACCCGCTCGGTGCCGCCGTACAGTTTGGGGGGGACAGCCTCCGTGAGCGGGGCGACCTGCGCGATGCGCATATTTGCATCTCCTGTTTAGAATGGTGGTTGAACAAAGCCCTCGGCCCACGATCGACACGGGCGTGTCATTGGCTGGAACGTTCCCGTATCTGCGAAGTTCCCTTTATCAGCACATCTTGCTTCTTCCACACGGCTGTCTTGCTGATGCCATCTGACACAAACAGATTTACAGCCGTCTCGATGCTGCAGAATTGTTGCGCAGTGATGGCCACGCGCGCGGAAACCCGAAGCGGCATTCTTCACGTCATCGTGTGCGAAACCCGGTAGGGATTCTCGTTCACTCTCAACAGGTTTGCGGAGCTCATGGACAATCTTTCAGGGTATGTGCGACGGCCGTTTCCATTCGTGCTGCGCTATCTGCGCCGGCGCCGCGCGGCCCACGTGGTCATCGTGTCTGCCGTCGTTGCAGCGGTTGCCTGCTCGGTGGGCACGCAATACGGCGTGAAGAATCTGGTCGACAGCCTGACGGCCGGTGCGTCGCACGCGAGCAGCGTATGGCTGGCATTCGCTTTTCTCATGTCGCTGATCGCGGCGGATAATCTGCTGTGGCGGGTGGCAAGCTGGACGGCGAGCTTCACCTTCGTCGGCGTCACCGGCGATCTCCGCCGCGATATGTTCCGCCATCTGACCGGTCACGCCCCCAGCTATTTCTCCGACCGGCTGCCGGGCATGCTGACCAGCCGCATCACCGCGACTTCCAACGCGGTGTTCACCGTTGAAAACATGTTTGTCTGGAACGTGTTGCCGCCGTGCATCGCGACCGTCTCGGCTATACTCCTGATAGGGACCGTCAGCCTGGCGATGTCCGCGGGGCTGATCGTCATCGCGGGTATCATGCTGATGGCGATGTTCCACCTCGCCGCGGCGGGCAAGCCGCTGCACGACGATTTTGCCGACAAGGCGGCTGCGGTGGACGGCGAGATGGTCGACGTTATCAGCAACCTGCCGCTGGTCCGCGCATTCTGCGGCCTCAGCTACGAACACGACCGCTTCGACGCCACCGTCGAGCGGGAACTCGACGCCCGTGGACGCAGCCTGCGCTATCTTGAGAAGCTGCGGCTTCTTCACGCTGTCGTGACAATCCTGCTGACGATCGCGCTGCTGGCGTGGGTCATTACGCTCTGGCAGCGGGGCGGGGCGACTACTGGCGACGTCGTGCTGGTCTGCACGCTCGGGCTTTCGATCCTGAGCGCGACACGCGACCTTGCAGTGGCGTTGGTCGACGTGACCCAGCACGTCGCGCGCCTGACCGAAGCGATCGCGACCTTGCTGCTGCCGCACGAGTTGAAGGATCATCCTGAGGCTGAGCCGCTGGTCCGCAGCGGCGCCGCCGTCGGCTTCAACAACGTCGCGTTCCACTATCCCGGCGGCGTTCAGGTGTTCGAGAAGTTCAACCTGCGCATTCAGCCCGGGCAGCGGGTCGGACTGGTCGGCCATTCCGGCGGTGGAAAATCCAGCCTGTTCGCGCTGCTGCAGCGGTTCTACGACATCCAGCACGGCAGCATCACGATCGACGGCCAGGACATCGCGCGGGTGACGCAGCAAAGCCTGCGCGAGGCGATCTCGGTGGTGCCACAGGATATCTCGCTGTTCCACCGCTCGATCATGGAAAACATCCGCTACGGACGGCCGAACGCGACCGACGACGAGGTGCTGCGCGCGGCGATTGCGGCGCGTTGCGATTTCATCGAAAATCTCCCCGAGGGCATGGCGACCATGGTCGGCGATCGCGGTATCAAGGTCTCCGGCGGGCAGCGGCAGCGGATCGCCATCGCGCGCGCCTTCCTGAAGGATGCGCCGATCCTGTTGCTGGACGAAGCGACCGCGGCGCTCGACAGCGAATCCGAAGAGGCGATCCGCGAGGCGTTGTCACGGCTGATGCGCGGGCGTACCGTGATCGCCATCGCCCATCGTCTCGCCACCTTGCGCAATTTCGACCGCGTGGTGGTACTGCAGGGCGGGCGGATCATCGAGGATGGACCGCCGGATATTCTCGTGCAGGGGAGGGGACCCTACCGCGAGTTGGTCGCGCGCGAAATGGGCCGTCTCGCCAGCCATGCGGCCTGATCTGCGGCAGTAGCGTTTGCGTCCCGATGCGTCCATCACAACGCAAGGAAATCGCTTGAGGTCCAGATGACAGCCGAAGTCACCCAACTGATCGCCATCGAGGCTGCCGAACACGTCGCGGAATCGTCGTTCTACATCCCGATGACGGGCCCGGCGACGCGACCGCGCTGCACACTCAAGCACGACGACACCTTCATCGTGCTGGACAGCCATGGCGATATCGGGGCCTCTGCCGGCGGACCCGACGGTCTGTTCAACGCTGATACGCGTTATCTCGCCCGGCTGGAGATGGTGCTCGACGAAGTCCAGCCGCTGCTGCTCGGCACCAATCTGCGCGACGACAATTCGGCCTTGACCGTCGACCTCACCAATTCCGACGTTTACCGCAACGGCAGGCTGGCCTTGCAGAAGGACACGCTGCACATCGTGCGCTCGATTTTCCTGTGGCGCGGCACGGCCTACCAGCGCATCGCTCTGCAAAATCACGGTGACCGGCCGGCGAGCTTCGACCTGACACTGCTGTTCGACAATGATTTCGCCGATTTGTTCGAGGTGCGCGGCGAGCGCCGGCCGCGCCGGGGAATAGGCTCCAGCCGGTTGCTCGGCCCCGCCGATGTCGTGCTGGAATATAGCGGGCTCGACGGCCAGACCCGCATTACCGCCCTGCATTTCGAGCCGCGGCCGACACGGCTCGCCGTCCACTCGGCGACCTATCATTTCGAGCTGGCGCCAAAGGAAGTGATCGCATTGTTCGTCGCGGTGTCCTGCAACAAGCCGATCATGCAGAAGCCGGTGCCGTTCTTCCGCGGCCTGCTGGCGCACCGTCGCGAGATGCGGCGCTTGACGAGCGGCGCAGCCAGCATCGAGACGTCGAACGATATCTTCAACGAGGTGCTGTGTCAGGCGATGGCCGACCTCAACATGCTGATGACGGAAACGCCGCAGGGGCGGTACCCTTATGCGGGCATTCCCTGGTATTCGACCACGTTCGGCCGCGACGGATTGATCACCGCGCTGCAAATGCTGTGGGTCGATCCGCGTATTGCCCAGGGCGTGCTGCGGCGGCTCGCTTTCTTCCAGGCCAAGACCACAGATCCGCTGGCCGATGCCGAGCCCGGCAAGATCCTGCACGAGATGCGCGGCGGCGAGATGGCGGCGCTGCGCGAGGTGCCGTTCGCGCAGTATTACGGCAGCGTCGATTCGACCTCGCTGTTCGTTCTGCTGGCTGGTCTTTATGTCGAGCGCACCGGCGACGAGGCAACGCTGGCCGAGCTGTGGCCGGCGATCGAGGCGGCGTTGCAATGGATCGACGGTCCCGGCGATCCCGACAAGGACGGATTCGTCGAATACCAGCGCGCCACCGAGCAGGGGCTTGCCAACCAGGGCTGGAAGGATTCCTTCGACGCGATCTTTCATGCCGATGGGCAACTCGCCGAAGGCTATATCGCGCTGGCGGAGGTTCAGGGATATGTCTTTGCCGGCAAGCGGCTGGCGGCGCGCGGTGCCCGGCGGCTGGGATTGATC
This genomic window contains:
- a CDS encoding glycosyltransferase family 4 protein, with protein sequence MRIAQVAPLTEAVPPKLYGGTERVVHWLTEELVALGHDVTLFASGDSRTSAKLDATWPKALRLDGSVRDPNALHMVMLERVRQKCDDEEFDFLHFHLDYYPFSLFYRQPTPFLTTLHGRLDLPEHQPVFSTFSKVPVISISNAQRRPVPQAHWVRTIHHGLPENLLTPQPVRPSYLAVLGRIAPEKGVDRAIRIATRCGIPLKIAAKVDRADQDYYDELISPLIKANPLVEYIGEISDREKSDFLSGAIGLLVPIDWPEPFGLVMIESLACGTPVIAYNRGSVPEIIDPGLTGFVVEDETSAVAVVDRLAALDRAAIRKQFEVRFTARRMALDYLAAYRGLMEEAEPRIKLVSSAE
- a CDS encoding alkyl/aryl-sulfatase — translated: MSQSATTETRKESPKEASASIIAQHAATLKALPFSDVRDFDDAARGFLGTVENAKITSPQGRVVWSLEPYGFLSAEQAPPTVDPSLWRQSRLNMHHGLFEVVPGVYQVRGLDIANMTLIEGDSGVIVVDTLTSIEGARAAMDLYGQHRGKRPVAAVIFTHTHTDHWGGARGVLDDETLAGGKVPIIAPNLFMEHAVSENIIAGPAMLRRAMYQFGPLLAKGVRGQVDCGLGKTMAAGAVALLRPTDLIIATGDKRTIDGVEFEFQMAPNSEAPAEMHFFIPRYRLLNLAENCTHNFHNLLPFRGADVRDALAWSKYLGEALQMWGGKADAMCGQHHWPVWGQERIDTMIRQQRDLYKFAHDQTIRLMNHGLTATEIAEAIRLPASLEGAWHGRGYYGHIRHNVKAIYQKYLGWYDANPVNLDPLPPVGSGKKYVEYMGGADAILARAAKDFAKGEFRFIAQAVSHLVFADPDNQAARAMLADTFEQLGYASESSTWRNAYLFGAQELRQGMPKVPPRSSMPRETLAALRTEQLWDVLGVRLNGPKAEGKRIVLNWNFTDTNETFILNLENCALTYTAGAQAADADASFTLPRGVLDEVIAKLTTFQEAIGSGKIRVSGNAMRLGELMMLMDEFPRMFEIVEPKRTMVS
- a CDS encoding GNAT family N-acetyltransferase — its product is MAATEPVDIVELGVGDAQAGLVLSTEAGWNQNEADWRFFLSKGIVFGMRDGARLVATAALLPYSAANAWISMVLVTADFRRRGIARRLVDACLGVATRRGLTTWLDATPAGTSVYGPLGFTPTLQLRRLRLPKPPEAKATRQLSAGNIEALVVRDAGAMGFDRSTLLSEFAARSGSHVVSCAQAMALIRDGRTARHIGPVLADRPDQALALVDAVVGTEPGSWLIDAVHSQDEFLNGLIRSGWNIERPFQRMRFGRATMLSAELPFAVAGPEFG
- a CDS encoding ABC transporter ATP-binding protein, encoding MDNLSGYVRRPFPFVLRYLRRRRAAHVVIVSAVVAAVACSVGTQYGVKNLVDSLTAGASHASSVWLAFAFLMSLIAADNLLWRVASWTASFTFVGVTGDLRRDMFRHLTGHAPSYFSDRLPGMLTSRITATSNAVFTVENMFVWNVLPPCIATVSAILLIGTVSLAMSAGLIVIAGIMLMAMFHLAAAGKPLHDDFADKAAAVDGEMVDVISNLPLVRAFCGLSYEHDRFDATVERELDARGRSLRYLEKLRLLHAVVTILLTIALLAWVITLWQRGGATTGDVVLVCTLGLSILSATRDLAVALVDVTQHVARLTEAIATLLLPHELKDHPEAEPLVRSGAAVGFNNVAFHYPGGVQVFEKFNLRIQPGQRVGLVGHSGGGKSSLFALLQRFYDIQHGSITIDGQDIARVTQQSLREAISVVPQDISLFHRSIMENIRYGRPNATDDEVLRAAIAARCDFIENLPEGMATMVGDRGIKVSGGQRQRIAIARAFLKDAPILLLDEATAALDSESEEAIREALSRLMRGRTVIAIAHRLATLRNFDRVVVLQGGRIIEDGPPDILVQGRGPYRELVAREMGRLASHAA
- a CDS encoding dihydrodipicolinate synthase family protein, encoding MHHSEIKADVRKLIADGTVLPAHPLALDAHRALDVRHQRALTRYYLDAGAGGLAVGVHTTQFAIRDVGLYRPVLELAAETAVSWTKRPLAMIAGLAGPTQQAMAEGQTARGIGYHAGLLSLAAMKSASEDEIIAHCEAVAREIPLVGFYLQPAVGGVILSADFWRRFAAIDNVIAIKIAPFNRYRTLDVLRGVAAAGALDRVALYTGNDDHILLDLMLPFDLRDNGVTTRAYFKGGLLGHWSVWTASAIKQFEMCKAARGKDSVPADLLALDARVTDCNSAFFDVANNFHGCIAGCHEILRRQGLMQGLWCLNPAEGLSPRQMSEIDRVCREHADLSDDTFVKANLQKWLA
- a CDS encoding amylo-alpha-1,6-glucosidase, which produces MTAEVTQLIAIEAAEHVAESSFYIPMTGPATRPRCTLKHDDTFIVLDSHGDIGASAGGPDGLFNADTRYLARLEMVLDEVQPLLLGTNLRDDNSALTVDLTNSDVYRNGRLALQKDTLHIVRSIFLWRGTAYQRIALQNHGDRPASFDLTLLFDNDFADLFEVRGERRPRRGIGSSRLLGPADVVLEYSGLDGQTRITALHFEPRPTRLAVHSATYHFELAPKEVIALFVAVSCNKPIMQKPVPFFRGLLAHRREMRRLTSGAASIETSNDIFNEVLCQAMADLNMLMTETPQGRYPYAGIPWYSTTFGRDGLITALQMLWVDPRIAQGVLRRLAFFQAKTTDPLADAEPGKILHEMRGGEMAALREVPFAQYYGSVDSTSLFVLLAGLYVERTGDEATLAELWPAIEAALQWIDGPGDPDKDGFVEYQRATEQGLANQGWKDSFDAIFHADGQLAEGYIALAEVQGYVFAGKRLAARGARRLGLIDQAAKLESEALLLAERFEEAFWCEELGTYAVALDGAKRPCKVRTSNAGQLLFTGIVRTDRARRVAADLMSHKFFSGWGIRTVARGEARYNPMSYHDGSIWPHDNALIALGFARYGLKHSVAHLFKALFDAASYMDLRRLPELFCGFRRERRRGPVLYPVACAPQAWASATPFTLLEAALGLEFDAARGEIRLRDPRLPEFLNEVLLRDLRLGPSSVDLRVRRHGDEVSLEVVRTRGHIQVSIVLTH
- a CDS encoding ABC transporter ATP-binding protein — encoded protein: MAGMSANEPFISLRNVRKVYRSKGAEFLAVSDVTMDVEEGELVSLVGPSGCGKTTVLKILAGLHDADGGTIKIGNSKTPFDPARDIGMVFQQALLLKWRTILDNVLLPAEIVGLPMKAARARARDLLNLVGLAGYEDKYPQQLSGGMQQRTAIARAFIHDPKLILMDEPFGALDALTREQMNLEMLRIWRESGKTILFVTHSIQEAVFLASHCAVLTAGPARMAEYFPIELPFPRDLPIKTTDEFGAYARRIYASLGLSAGPG